Genomic DNA from Prunus persica cultivar Lovell chromosome G1, Prunus_persica_NCBIv2, whole genome shotgun sequence:
CGTAAATATTTGGACACTATCGAATTTAGTCGTCCAATTTCATCATTATtaagtttaccaaacatggtttatgttaatattataattataattagatagatcatatatatttaatagcTTGTGAAAATGCACTTAAAGGGTAATCTCTAATGATTCCAAAACAATGGTTGTCAGAAGAATGTATATGTTTTTACATACATTTCCCCACAAAAACCATTAAGTTTGTATTGTACCCTTCAAGATTTGATCTTTTCTGTTCCTAATACATTCATATCTCctcttttgaaaaaaaccccaaaaaaaaaaaaaaaaaacttaagcaACCAAAAGTGAGGCCAAGCCGATCATCACACCGGCACCAACGGCCATATCAACGCGAGAAGCAGCAGATGGGGCAGGGGCAGGGGCAGTGCTTGATCCTGCCTCGTCAGGCACTGGTGGTGACGACGATGTCGTCTCATCGGACGATGTAGGTGCCTTGGACTTGGACGACTTGGGCGAGGCGCTTGGGGCCTCGTCATCGGACGATGAAGAAGGAGCCTTGGATGGGGAAGGAGATGACTTGGGAGAGCCAGCAGGGCTTGAGGCAGCAATGTCAGGGATGTCAATCAGCTCAGAGACTTGAAGAACAGAAATATTGAACGGCTGAGAAACAACGGATTTAACAAGCTTGGCGTTGAGCTTGCTGCCTTTGGCGGCGGACCCGAAAGCGAGCTCGCCTTCGTTGACAATGCCGGCGTTGATAAAGCCCTGCTGGTTCTGAGCTTGGCCGGAGGACTGGAACATGGTGGTGAGGGTGGTGGCCTTGCTGGACTTGGCCAGCTTGGTCAGCTTCTGCTCATCATAATAGTCCAGGATCACGTGGGCGCTCAGGATCTTCTTGACCACGTCTTGGGATTTGCCAGCGAGGCTGGAGATGGCGCCGTTGCCGACGGCCAAGACGGTGATGGTGCTGCGGCTGTTAATCTGTTCGCCAAGTTTGGTCTCCTTGAGGTAGGTGTTGAAGTTGCTGAACTCCGACTGCTTCTC
This window encodes:
- the LOC18788380 gene encoding fasciclin-like arabinogalactan protein 14; translated protein: MENKASTILCLALLFIVFSSSASAFDITKLLEKQSEFSNFNTYLKETKLGEQINSRSTITVLAVGNGAISSLAGKSQDVVKKILSAHVILDYYDEQKLTKLAKSSKATTLTTMFQSSGQAQNQQGFINAGIVNEGELAFGSAAKGSKLNAKLVKSVVSQPFNISVLQVSELIDIPDIAASSPAGSPKSSPSPSKAPSSSSDDEAPSASPKSSKSKAPTSSDETTSSSPPVPDEAGSSTAPAPAPSAASRVDMAVGAGVMIGLASLLVA